The DNA window cccagggctggagtgcagtggcgcaatcttggctcactgaaacctccacttcctgggttcaagtgattctagtgcctcagccacccgagtagctgggattacagacatgcgtcaccatgctggtctcaaactcctggcctcaagtgatctgcccacctcagcctcccaaagtgctgggattacaggtgtgagccaccacgcctggccaactttcCTAGGTGATTCCAACATGCAGGTGAGTTTGAGAGTTAAGGAATTaaatgacactttaaaaaatcaatcagcCAAATCCAACATGTGGGACATTCTATAGAACAGAATGATGCAGGACAAGTGAGCCCCAAAATTAGGGCTTAGCTCAAAAGGATGCTTTGCTTCGCCCAGGGAAGAGTTCAAGGGCAAGCCAGTGGTATTAggcagcaacttttattgaagtgtcagtgtacagcagcagcagaggtactgctccttacagagcagggctaccccctAGGCAGTGTGCTCAGACTAGCAGCTCAAAAGCAGTTCTGCAGTCACATTTATACCTacatttaattatatgcaaattaagcaccagattatgcagaaatttctagaaaaggggtATTACCTTCTGAGTCACTTGGTCATGgccatggaaaggggtggcaACTTCCctgtgttgccatggcaatggtaactGACATTGCACACTGGTGGGTATGTCTGGTGGAGAGGTGATACTGCCTCTTCCCtcttttagctagtcctcaatttggtcagGTGTTGGAGCCCCACTTCTGGAGTTGAATTCTGCCTCCTACCTCATTCCTCCCTCAGGGATTAGATATGCCTTCTTAATTTTAAGCAGGCTGCAGAAGGGCAGTGGtccatcttctgtaactgcttcctGCTTAGTTTATGGGCATAGGCCCTGCCTAGCACTGGAAGAGTAAAAATCTCTGGATACCATATCTAAAGGCGggatgcttttattttctgggtCAGTAGATGGGATGGGTTGGAAGCCCTGCGAcggcattttctttatctggaacTGTTGTAATTTAGAAGACACAGATTTTATAAAGACGTTAAACAAGCAAGGGCCAAAGATTAGTAATAACAAGATGGCTATTAAAGGTCCTAGGAGAGATAAAAACTAGGTGAGACTTTGTATGGCACTTCTGATAATTGACCAGATATAGTTGGGTTCAGTGCCCTGATTATAGATATGTAACCCGGTATCTTGCTTATAGATCTTGTGAATGTTAAATTCAACCTGTTCAGAGTTGTTACTACATGTGCAGCAGGTTTTATTAATAATTGCACAGACTCCATCTTGTTTGGCTAGTAAATAACCTATACATTTGGGCTGGCAAGTCAGGGGCTCTTCTCTGGGCATTCCAGACACCCATCTTGTGACACTATTTCAGGATGGGTAACCCTCAGGGGTCAGGGGACTTAAAGCATTTGCTAATAATtgcactttttggctattgttaaATCTCTTTTGCCCTGTCCCTATTGTTGTAAACTTTAAAGGCCATATTTAAATGGCTCATAGGGGTTTGAGGTCCTATTGCTGCTTTTTATAGCTTTCTCCTAGGATAAGGGGCAGATTGAGTAATAAAATGCATACCTAGGAGAGCTTGTCCTTTTTGGGAGTCTGAGTCTGCATTAGTATATGTCCTGAGTGTTTCACCAAAATGACCCTGAAATAGAGTGggattttctcattttccctgaGTTATTTCTTTAACCTTGTCATAAATGACTGGCTTAACCACACAATTTTTccttaccttttttcttttcatggcaCAGCAAGCAAATGACAATACTTGCAAGTCATGACAAGTTAAAGAATATGGTAAAATGTATAAGCCTTTTTTTTTGATTCTCTGAAAACTGGCCAAATTTTTCCTTGTATAAAGCCAAATTAGAGATAGACAATGCCCCATGTACTCTAAGTGTTCCTCCATTTCCATCAGCTACCTCCTGCAATGGACATAGGTTTGACTTTAGGGGCTTATATGGGGCCCTACTCCTGGTGGTCCTGGTTGGGCTTACTTTTTTGGGCCCTGGGGGGTAAAGGCTGGGGGTAGTTGGATAAGGGAAAGGGGTGCCTGATGACCTTGAGTTAGAATCCTTCATTAGAAAACTAATGGGACTACTCTCAGAATAGGATTAAGGAGACTTCAGACAGGGCATAGGATGATATTGTGATTATGAAGGAAAATGTcctttttatgcattcatgactgAAATAGTTAGAGGTGAAGCATCATAATGTCTGCAATTTTCTTTCAATTGAGTAAGAAACCAAATCGTAACAACTAGTGAATCTAGGTAAATGATATATGGGTGTTTGaacttttctgtaggtttgaaagtttttaaaataaaaattgggagctgggcatggtggcttatgcctgtaatgctagcactttctgaggctgaggtcagagggtcacttgagcccaggagttcaagaccagcctgggcaacatctgtctagagacagggtctagttctacaaaaaatcaaaaatcagttgagcatggtggcacacagctgtggtcccagctactcaggaggctcaaaTGGAAGgaccacttaagcccaggaggtcaagggtacacagtgagccatgatagtacCACTccactctagcatgggcaacagagtaagaccctgtctcaaaaaataataaaataaaataaaaactagaggaaagatttatgaaaaacaattttgagaaattttaagaaaggTAGTAAAAGGTTACCTGTGAGAACAATTCCATTTTAGCTGAGCATTCAACATCTGGTACTTTCCttgataattaaaatgtattgttATTTCAAAAACTGTCCCTATTTTCTTAAAgttcttcaaatatatttctatGCTGTATGCAAATGAAcatttgctcatctataaataaaatttagaaaataaaagcccATCCTCCCATTAAAAAGGTATGGTAGGCATTTATTTTTATCCCTATAAGCATACTTTTTGCACCACTGCTTTTTCTGCTAAGTCAGGGGTTAGCAAACTGCTGCCTACAGACCAAAATTGCCCCATGGCCTGTTTTTTAATGGTCTGAGTGAGgaattatctttatattttttaatggcttggggaaaaatcaaaagaataataaaatttagtaacgtgaaaatcatatgaaattcacttcagtgtctataaataaagttttgttggaacacagccatattcattcacttacatattgtctatggctacttttgACCTACAAGGGCAGAACCCTAATTAAGCAAAATGTTATTCATCCAAAAAACAATTTCATTCTTCCCATTAGAAAATATGCATTGCAAAATTATACTCAATTATTATAGTttgaataataatataattatattgcaTCAATGAAaatgtgctttttcttttgttataagTATgtaatatacaccatggaatactatacagccataagaaaggaatgagatcatgttctttgcaggcacatggatgaagctagaagccattatcctcagcaaactaacacaggaagagaaaaccaaacactgcatgttctcataagtgggagtttaacaatgagaacacatggacacagcgaGTGGAACAACACACACAAGGGCCTGTggggggtggaggatgggagggagagcagcaggacaaatagctaatgcatgtggggcttaaaacctagatgatgggttgataggtgcagcaaagcaccatggcgtgtgtatacctatgtaacaaacctgcatgttctacacatgtatcccagaacttataataaaaattaaaaaaaaacagttatctCTTCCTTGGAATAATTGAACAAATTGTTGATTAtgctttatcatttaaaataaatgtatattttgtcttaaaaaaagtaTGTAATAATATCCTCAATTTTGCCTcttggcccacaaagcctaaaatatttactattggcCTTTTGCAGAAAAGGATTGCCAGCCCCTAGTCTAGGTCATAACTTTTCTAAAGatcaaaaatatattctaaatttcattttcctGTGTCGCTACCTGAAAGAAGTATTTCATCAACCAGCTTTGTAATTCAAGTCTACATCAGATACTAAATGGCTTAAATTTACAATTATCCAAGTAAGACATATCCATTTCATTGGCCTATCAAGTAGTTTATAACtccaaaagaaaattttctttacttaCACAAACTCTATAGTACTCACCCTATCCATATGATATTTTCACTATACATGTGACCATTCACATATAATACTCCCTGCTGTTTACCAGTTCCtaaattcatataatttatgTATGGAACCAATTCTTATCCCCTTCAATCAAAGTACTAAAATTCTACTTAGAgcaaatgatatgatttggtCTTATTCAATTTAATTTCCCCCATTTTGTTGTTTAGAGTTCTAGCATCAGGAAGGCATCATTCTTAAGTTTTGACCTGGCTGTCAAACAACTGAGCAGATCAACTTAATTAGAGAGAACCAAGATGATGTTAATgcctatttacattttaagatgAGAGATAAATGATCTTGCATAAAACGTTTATCATTTCTGAGAGTGAGATCTAATGTGTATCGAGAAAGTGGTTTCCAAACTACAAAGTTTCTGAAGAAGTCTCCCTAGATAGAAAGACATCTGTCTACAAGATCGAGTGGGATGCTTCTGTGTGTTTCTAGGGTGGAAAAGTCTgtgaatttaataattaaaatcatgactctgggccgggcatggtggctcacacctgtaattccagcactttgtaaggctgaggtgggaggatcgcttgaacccaggagtttgagaccagactcaGAAACAAAGTGACAAcggtctctacaaataattattaaaaaaatcaacctggcgtggtggtgggcacctgcagtcccagctcctcgggaggatctcttgaacctaggaagtcAAGTCGGCcctgagccatgatcgtgccactgcaccccaacctgggcgacagagtgagatcctgtctccaaaaaaaaaaaaaaaaagtacgacTTTGGCCTTCACCTAGCTTAGAGGGTGAGCTCAAACTGATTCCAAAAGAAGTTTTGGTTCTTGCTTCCAGTGGTAACAAGGGGGGTTGGGAAGTGATTAATTAAACATATTTCCTCCACGAAGAGGGTGGACAAGTTCCTTttttaggaaggaaaaaaggaggagCGTTGGTAGTAGGGATCTTCCACAGAGGGGTAAAGTTAAGGAGGTGGAAATGAAAGGGAAGAACAAAGGGTGAGAAGCAAAATGGTAAAAGCGAAATCGAAAAAGAGAAGTGGGTGTTCCAACAGTAGAGGGGATCATTGACGCAAATTCGTCCTTTTATGTTCCCACACGGCTCAAGTTGGGGAATATAAGTCCTAAAAACAGGCGCACCCTAATCCTACCTACTTCCCACAAGAAGCCTTCACGCAGCCAAGGCCCGCCCCACATAGCACACGCGCGGATTCGTTTTCCGTTTGGTAACTGACAGGAAGCGGAAGCCGTGCGTGGGAGGCCGATTCTAGTGCGCCTGCGTGGCCGCGAATCACCAGCCAGCCTCTGGGTCTGTAGCAACCGCCCAGCGTTGAGGCGCGGCTCATGCCCCCAGTATCCCGGTCCAGCTATTCCGAGGACATCGTGGGCTCTCGGAGAAGGCGACGCAGCTCCTCGGGGAGCCCACCATCCCCGCAGAGCAGATGTTCCTCTTGGGATGGCTGTTCCCGCTCTCACTCCCGCGGCCGTGAGGGCCTCAGGCCTCCTTGGAGTGAGTTGGACGTGGGCGCTCTTTACCCCTTTAGTCGCTCTGGGTCGCGAGGGCGGCTCCCAAGATTCCGCAACTACGCCTTCGCGTCCTCCTGGTCGACCTCGTATAGTGGATATCGCTACCATCGTCACTGCTATGCAGAAGAACGGCAGTCAGCGGAAGACTACGAGAAGGAAGAGAGCCATCGGCAGAGGAggctgaaggagagagagaggattgGGGAATTGGGAGCGCCTGAAGTGTGGGGGCCGTCTCCAAAGTTCCCTCAGCTAGATTCTGACGAACATACCCCAGTTGAGGATGAAGAAGAGGTAACGCATCAGAAAAGCAGCAGTTCAGATTCCAACTCGGAAGAACATAGGAAAAAGAAGACCAGTCGttcaagaaacaagaaaaaaagaaagaataagtcgTCTAAAAGAAAGCATAGGAAATATTCTGATAGTGACAGTAACTCAGAGTCTGACACAAATTCTGACTCTGATGATGATAAAAAGAGAGTTAaagccaagaagaaaaagaagaaaaagaaacacaaaacaaagaaaaagaagaataagaaaaccaaaaaagaatccAGTGACTCAAGCTGTAAAGACTCAGAAGAGGACTTGTCAGAAGCTACCTGGATGGAGCAGCCAAATGTGGCAGATACTATGGATTTAATAGGGCCAGAAGCACCTATAATACATACCTCTCAAGATGAAAAACCTTTGAAGTATGGCCATGCTTTGCTTCCCGGTGAAGGTGCAGCTATGGCTGAGTATGTAAAAGCTGGAAAGCGAATCCCACGAAGAGGTGAAATTGGGTTGACAAGTGAAGAGATCGGTTCTTTTGAATGCTCAGGTTATGTCATGAGTGGTAGCAGGCATCGCAGAATGGAGGCTGTACGACTGCGTAAGGAGAACCAGATCTACAGTGCTGATGAGAAGAGAGCTCTTGCATCctttaaccaagaagagagacgAAAGAGAGAAAGTAAGATTTTAGCCAGTTTCCGAGAGATGgtgcacaaaaagacaaaagagaaagatGACAAGTAAGGACTTACTTGTTGCACAGCAGGaattttaacaacaaaaattttatgtGACCAAAAGTGTTAAAAGGCTTTACAGTGCTACTGTACTTACCATATTAGTAAGTCCCTCAGGAAAAAGcttcttttgagatatctttagcagcttattttttgttattttaactttaaaaagtaatatgtgcacatggttttaaaaatattcaaccaTTATAGGAGGAGAGTTAGTAAAAAGTGAATCTTTCACTTTAGCCCCTGACACCTTTcccccaaaaatatatattttggtgtcttatatacagaatatacattctgtgCATATACAAGAGTATATGTTGCAGCATAAAGATTAAAAgctattaaagttttttttcgCTCGTTACTCTTTTGCCATTCATTTGCCCCGGGGGGACCAAAAGAAGCCCAGAAAGAACAAAGGATTCAATCAAGTGTATACTTCTACTTTCAGTTAATAGACTGgcttagaaaatagaaaagatttaGTGGCTCTTACAAATGAAAAGTCTAGAAGAAGGATGGATTTTCTGCATGGCTTTAATTGGACATTGGCTTTCTTCTCCACTTTTTTTCCAAGGGTCATTTTCCTTGGGCTGGTTTCCCTTATATAACAAAAAGGCTGCCAAAGCTCCTGATTTTGGTTATCTTTTTTCTGGTCCATCTCTGAAGAGAGAACATTTCTTAGTTGCTAATCCAAACAAGAATCCAGAGATTCACCATAATGGGATAAGCTTGGGTCACATGCCCACTCAAAACAAGTGTTGTTGCTTAGGAAATAGAATGGCTTATCTGTGGAGTCATAGACCAGTTATAGAGGAATGGATTCTTGAATGAAAATCAGGGTAATTTTGGGCAAGGGGGATAGACAACCATAGACGCGTACTACAGTTTcgaatgcttttttaaaaaacgtatAATGAAAGTACATGTGCTAAAAGTGAACATTTTCTTGAAGAAAAACTTGGCTTCGACTATTAGAAGTCAGATTCTAATTTAAGAGGATATAGGGTTTATTCATAAAAAGAGATATAAAAGATGGAGATCAGAGTGCTTGAGTAGATTAGGGCCACCTAGactagcaagagaaagaaaaaatgataaggtataaagaagaaggcccaggcatgatggcttgcctgtaatcccagcactttcggagactgaggtgggagaattgcttacggctaggagttcaagagcagcctgaatAACAGCGAGACctagtctcacacacacacacacacacacacacacacacacacacacacacacacagatgttaGGTTGTGAAGGGAAGACAAGGGTTAAagaaagacatacacacagagggCAGTTCAACAGGAAATGCAGGCTTTATGTCCAGCATAACACCTACAGAGGTGGGGAACCAGCCTAATGCCAGTGCCCACCACCGCTTACAGGCTGGGGTACTTATAGGCCTAGGTGGGAGGGGTCTGGGCAGTATGGCTTGCTGCTATGTACTGCTATGTGTTGGTAAGGTGTTCCCACGATGAGGCAGTTTGGCTCTTGTTCCCACAGAATGTGATGTTCCTTGCACTTTTTCCCAGCAGAATATGATAAAAGGCAGGCTGTTTCTCACAGCCCGAACCCCCGTGGAATGATTCACTTTGATCAAGGTCTGAGAAATGGTGGGAGACTTACAAAATGATGCAGTTGGAACTAACAAGAGAGAAAGAACTAGAAGAAGAATAAGGTAGTTGGCAGAACTCATGAGGAGGAGACCAGATCAGGAGGGACCACAAGGACAGGAGAATTAGCAACGAGAGACTGGCTGGCACCAGTCTTGGGAAAACTTCAGAGTGAGCTCCATTCATGGTCTATTAAAAGGCCTTTGTTGTCATTCAGTGATATGTGCCTGGCCCCTGAGACTTTAATTCAACACTAGCCAAACTATCTCATTTGGATAACCCCCTTTTCAAAGTTCAAAAGACTGATTAGCCCCCACAGAACTGAAGGTGAGGAAATGGGGTTCTAGAATCTGGCAGGGCAGTGTGATGTGGAAGGGCACATTTACCCTTCCACAGGATGTGACATGGCTGATACTGGACCACACCACCTTGAGATTTTCGCCAAAGGGTGTTGTGGCATATTGGTGATAGACATGCTGTTACATGTGCGTATTTCCATTTTTAGAACAAACTATACCACATGATACACATGGATTGACACCTTGCTCTTTTCAATTAATACATCCTGGAGATGTTTTATATCAATACATatgaatctttctttcttttagataatcttgtagtattccattatatgaaagCACCGTATTTTGTTGGATGGTTAagatgtttttctgtattttactgTCACAGAGTACTATATTGAAAGCCTCTGTGGATATGTGACAGTATATTTGTAGCATATTCAACTAAAAATAGATGAATATTAGGTCAAAAAGAATCCTTTTGGTCATCTAGAAATGCTAACCTCAAAATAGAATTATTGAAACAAAGGGAAAATATCAGGTGCTTTCTATGTATTAGGCACTATGGCTGGTACTGAGGATAAACCAAGAAACAAGTTAGACTTGCTCCTTGCCATcatagaattttacattttactggGGGAGACAGACTTATAAAAGCCAACAGgcaaaaattacaaattacagTATGATGTGAAAAAAGTAACGGGCTAGAGACAGAATTGGGGGGAACTTTTTTGATATAGTGGTCAAGGAAAGACTAAGAATGCCAGATTTAAGCTGTGtgtgcttttaaattttagtagatATTGCAACACCACCTTCTATGTTTACACACTCACCAACATCATCACCAATATTGTATTTTCAAACCTTTTGATCTTTCCCAATCTAAGgtgaaaatggcattttatttgtatttattattaaaagtaagaTAGAGCATCCTTTCATAGATGTATTTACGAgtcttttgaaattcttttgtgtgtatgtgaactGCTCCTCTGATAACCTTTGTCCACTCTTCTATAGCGTTGTTGGTCTTTTTTCTTAACTGGTCATAAAAACTCTTTAATAAATTAGATCTTTATCAAATATCTTGCAAATATATCTCCGTGTTATTTACCTTTGACTTGTTTTTCTGAGAGACACTTGACTGTAATGCCCGTTAAAGCCTAAAAAGGTTTTCTAACAGTGGCCAAACAAATATCTTTATCTTTCTCGCTTGGAAGAAGATGCAGCTGAGAAACTGACTTCTAAGTAAGCCAAGGTAAGATCGGTGAGCTTCTTTCCCAGAAAGATAAAATACACACCATGCAACAAATAGTATGTCTAATGCCTACAGTGGAATACTCATGATAGCTTTTTTGCTGTAGTTATGCTTAACTTGCCATTTAATGTTGCTATTAGAGAGGGACTTGGCCAATAAATCTGCCTTAAAAGAGATTTCAAGAGTTGGAATATGACTGCAGATCACTGTTGTCTCAGGGGAGCTAATAAAAAGGGTTACAACTTTTCCTTTGAAGTAGTTTTGCCCAGAGTATGTAGCTATGGAttgtgaaatagaagaaaaacagtaTAACGAAAATTTTGTATTACGTTTACATTTCAAGAAACCATCAGAATCACTTTATTATTTCACTCTGCTCAAGCAGGAAGTTGAACAGATCAAATAACTTGTCTTAGCCACTAGAGTTACACTGAGTTTTATTCAGTGCTGAGAAACAGCCTAAGAAAGCAAACTAGTGAGGCTGTGCTGATTTACAATTGATACATTTTATGAAATAGCATTAATGTTCTCACAGACCATCATTATATGACTTTGTGGAATTATCAAAAGTAGTgtttcacaaaatataaaaatctcccACTGGCATAAGGGGTCTAATGTgtatttcatgtttgtttgttttaaagttcTGTAGCACAAGGGAAGGTGTTTCTTAACCTTAGCCACCAGCAATTTAGGGAGTAAGAAATCATACATTTAGCAAAATTGCTCTTTTTATTCTTAGCCTAACGAATTCAGCTAGACTTTAATCTGAATTTATGGGGGATATGTCTAAGATTTCACCATCAAATATAAGGGAGGTTTTTGGTATATTtgagatgtatttatttttgccttataaAGGAAtcatccatctatttattttttattaggagTTTCTGCTTTTAGTCAGAAATATATGTTGAGTTTTATGAAATGACATTGTAGCATTTGTGgagattatatgatttttct is part of the Homo sapiens chromosome 6, GRCh38.p14 Primary Assembly genome and encodes:
- the NKAPL gene encoding NKAP-like protein, with product MPPVSRSSYSEDIVGSRRRRRSSSGSPPSPQSRCSSWDGCSRSHSRGREGLRPPWSELDVGALYPFSRSGSRGRLPRFRNYAFASSWSTSYSGYRYHRHCYAEERQSAEDYEKEESHRQRRLKERERIGELGAPEVWGPSPKFPQLDSDEHTPVEDEEEVTHQKSSSSDSNSEEHRKKKTSRSRNKKKRKNKSSKRKHRKYSDSDSNSESDTNSDSDDDKKRVKAKKKKKKKKHKTKKKKNKKTKKESSDSSCKDSEEDLSEATWMEQPNVADTMDLIGPEAPIIHTSQDEKPLKYGHALLPGEGAAMAEYVKAGKRIPRRGEIGLTSEEIGSFECSGYVMSGSRHRRMEAVRLRKENQIYSADEKRALASFNQEERRKRESKILASFREMVHKKTKEKDDK